TCGATTGACAATAAATGTATGTGCACAACATGTGCACGCAGAAATCATGATTTCTTAATGGGTCCGTATATACCTTTTTAACTGTGATAACAGTATAACATCGTTGGTTCCGGTATTTAATACACAAGTGTCCAGCTACAACTCCAACACCTGGAAGGAGGGAAGCAAGTTACAGGAACGTctataaataagaaatagtGTAGTCACAACAAATGCTGaattcaaaaatggccaaacaaTATCAGTacctttctcaattttttgaccaaacTCGTTCATAAACTCGGTTGGTAATAGTTGCTCAGTTGAGTAGTTTTTACTTGTTTTATAAACTCTGGCATAAAGTGGattgaaaaaatggaatgcATAATCACATTCCCAGCATAAATGTTGCTTACAATCATAACAGCATACGAGGATTCGGCCACTTTTCTTGCACACAGTGCACACACTATGAAACTGACTTCTCCTCTTGAGTTGGGCATTAACGAAAATAGTCCGTATTTCTGTTGTCCAAGCTCCATGAAGAGCTTCATTTCTTGACTGCCATTCTTTGCCTTTCAGTCTTTCTTTCCTGAGTTCCCTTTCCTTTTCTACCACTTTAGTAAAAGCATCATTTTGTATGTCTGCtgctttttgaatgtcaatcatcacattttccattattttttaCCCTGAAACAAATAGTAATAGAAAATAACATGCATTAAATAAGGAAGGAGTAAGTTTGGGAAACACTTACTCATCTCATCAACATCAACAGTAGTTTCAGTTGGATTCGTAACATTCTGAAACAAGTCCAAGCCTTCCAGCGGTGCAGCTGCTGGATGACCACCAGCTTCTACATCCGCAGGTGGAAAATCATCTTGTTAGGTACgttgttatttgatttgatgccATCTACCTACATGAACTAGAGTTTGGCTTGTGGGTTTTAGAACAGGGAGAAGCTTTgggcttgaaaaatgaaagatttgATTGTTGTCTGAGGTTTGAACCTCTATTAGGCTCACCCAACCGCTGCAATATCTTTTTGGCGTTCttttcatctttctttttcgactcATTTAAATctgtttgaataaaagaatttgaaaacatcTTACAGATAACGTTTCgaaaaaatgtaagaaaaataccTGGGTCTTCAGGAGGTTGATCCATTTTCAGAGCACTTACTTAAGTTTCAATAAGACCGAACGAAATATTGCTTAAATTGTCAAAGCTTTAGCAATTAGCAGACAATACTTATTGTTTACCTTTAAGAAAAGCTACCGGCCTGCCGCCACCGAGTGGCGCTGTGATCTTGGGGAAATTATTTGCCGCGGCAGTACGTACCGCCGCGGTGGTTGTCCCGTCAGGCGGCGGTAAGTACCGCCGCGGCGTGTTGAGACCAAGTTGGTTGATAGATAgagctcttttgtttttaatttcagaaattcGTCTGCCTAAATCATCGCATACGAAAACGTGGCTAAActgttcatttttctcttagTTAAAATGAATTCACGATGAATTCTTTACACTTGCTATGGCtgtgaacaaaaaagaaagcgaTTTCGATATTCAAGACGCTTTTGATTCATTATTAGTGTCTGAAGACAATTTAGTGGCAAAAGCTTATGAAGAAGGATTACTTCAAGGAGAAATAGTAGGATTTCAAGAAGGATTTGATTTAGGACGTCAAAAAGGGAGCGAAATTGGGTCGGAAATTTTCTTCTATCGTGGGTTTGCTAAAAGTTGGATTGCTTTGCTATCGGGTGATTTGAGTGAAGCTTTCAAACAACTACTGGAATTGTGCCCTGTTTCCTTAAATTGTGATGTTTTACATGAGATATATCAAATtgaactgaaaaataaaacagaagaGGCAGATTCAAAATCTCTGAAAGCATTGACAAAACTGCTTACATTGCTGGAACGTTTCCCACaggaaaatccaaaaaatcaaGATATTGTAAGTTTACTTCAAGACATTCGTGCCAAATTCAAGCATTGCTGTGCTATCCTCAAAGTTGATGCTAGCTATTCTGGTAATAATCAACTGAACTTTTGATTTCTAAATACAATATGGGAACAAAACGTGAAACTGCTCTGGCTGCTCTAAAAACACTGTCAACATTTCTGGAGCCATTTCTTCCTATTGTAAACACACACATGGTTCACTTTTATACTGATCaagtatttgaaaaattaagtcAAGATTTGCAGTCAGATTTGATGGCACTCTCCGATACTCAGATTGCTGAGCTTCCCAACGATTATCTGAACATCAGTAAAAGCAAGCCAAGTTATATTGCCTCAAATTTACTCCAGCTAATGGAAGATATTGATGAACACAATTTAGATTCTTTAAATGTTCTTGATGATCTCCCATCAGTGTGGAAAGAGATGGATATAAAGCCCTTAACTTCGTTGATCCATTTTGATAAATTCATGACGGTGAAAAAATCTCACGAGGTTGGAGCCCTTTGCGATACGATAGCATCGTTTGCAAATTATACTGATAGCAAACTGATTGTTGATTTGGGTTGCGGAAAAGGAGCGCTAGCATCGATGCTATCATTGAATCACGGATTATACGTCTCCGGTATCGATGCTGCCGGTTTTAGCGCTCATGCAGAGGAGGGAAGACAATCTATGCTTCAAAAGACATTCAAAAGTCATGTGAAAAAAGCACGTCTTacagaagacgaagaagccgTTGATTTGTCAGTAAGATTTAGGCGCTCAACGTTGTACTTATCAAACAATTTCGACATCCGTCCTCTAATTGAAGAATGCAGTCAACATTTTCAACAGTCATTTAACCAAGTTGGTTTAGTGGGTCTACATACTTGTGGAAATTTGGCTTCAACTTCAGTGCAGCTGTTCGTGAATTCGTCCGAGTCTCGTTTCTTGTGCAACGTTGGCTGCTGTTATCATCTCTTGGACGAATTTTTCGACAAAAGTAACAGTGGACTTGAACAGGGTTTTCCCCTTAGCAGCCATTTGAAATCAAAGAGTTTTTTCCTGGGAAGGAACGCCCGAATGGTCTCTTCGCAGCCGCTAGAACGATACGCTACGCGCAAACAAGTAcagtctgattttttttttaacggaaaACGAAGCAGTACTAATTAttggtttaatttaatttagatGCAACCTGATGTTCTTTTCTATCGCTCACTTCTACAAGTTATTCTCGAAGAAAAATTCCCTTCTACGGATTCAGTTGAATTTCAAGTGGGGCGTCTGCGTAAACCTGTCAATAACTTTCGAGACTACCTTCAGTGGGCAACAAAGAAGTTAAAGTTGAGTTTAGAGGTAAGTGATAACTTAatcatgtaaaataaaataagaacaaaaacttTTAAAGTGGCATTTGGTATAGTTGACGGATGAAGAAATCGAAGCATATCTGACCCGTTACAATGGAGATAAACGAAGACATTTGTATGCCTTCTTTCAACTTCGTCTACTGCTGGCCAGTTTAGTTGAATATGTCATTTTGCTAGATCGACTTGTTTACCTTACAGAACAGGTATTGTTCAATTGCACTATAAGGATTATGCTGTACTAAAtcctattcttttcaatcccaGGAAGTTGTAAGCAATTCTTTCTTGGTACGGATATTTTCGCCCGTGACATCTCCACGTTGCTACGCCCTCTTAGCCTTTAAGAAGCTCAAAGAAAAATCCATATAAACTGTGTAATGAATGAGcgattaatgaaaatataaattctTCGAGTTGGCGACACCAGAAAATttccacaaaacaaaattggcgAAAACAGTAAAAAGTCTGAAGACAACTTAAAATACTGGGAAGCGCAACTAAACGTACAGATATAAAGGAAGTTATTTGGAAGCATGAGCCTTGCCAACAGATGTGAATTTTCCACGTCCTCTTCCTCGAGAGCGTCTTGCTGTACCCCTTCCGCGGCTTTCGTTGAGCCCTGATCTATTTCCGCTGTTGGTTGCTTCGATTTCGTCATCCTCCGACTCCTCTGGTTCCGATGCTGATTTCTGAGCATTACCTTCCAATGCTTCCTATCGGTACGGtagtatatataaaaaaatatattatacaagaaaaacaaaataagtttAAAGAATAAAGGGGAATTTTGCCTTACGTTGACTTTATCAGCTTTGATTCTGAAATCCCTTGTAGTACCCAGTTTGGATCCAAACGATAGGTCTTCCTTTGTGCGTTTGGTAACTCCCAATATGGCTTGATTGTATTGTTCCGAAGCGTAGGTTAGGGCTGGTATAGACCGAGCACTTCTGTCCATCTTTGGGGCGATAACTTTATCTTTATCTCCTTTCTTGCGCTTCACGCCTTTCTCTTCGGTTTTCTTCTCATCAAGATGCGCGATAAAAGTGTTGAGATTTGTTGTCAACTGAGTAGCAATCGATCTGACCAAGCTTCGGAATGCAGgaattattactttgatttgtttctttgcGACGCGACTCATCGTCTGGATaatgttgaaaacaaaatagagaAATTAATTATCAAGCATTAAATAGAAAGCAAATAAACAAAGGTAAAAAGTCTGATTGCTAATACCGTGTAAAATGTAATCGTTAGTTTAAGAATCAGTTCAGAGTTGGGACCAGGTCGTATGTCTGCAATAACTAGCTTACTTAGCGCTACGGCGACTAATTTCAGCCGTGCGTAAATTGATTGTTCAACAACTGGCGATGCGTCTCCACGATCGACAGCTCCAATTCTAGGCAATGCCCACTCGACAACTTGAATTAGTTGATCCAATCTTGCTATCAGCACAGTTAGAACAACAGCGGCTGTTTCTTCGTTAACTGTTGATAACTTGTTCGGTCCCGCCTCATCTTCGTCGTCCAAGGTACCAATAGCAAGACAAATTTCACGAGCGAGCTCATCCAAAGTGCTTGGACTGGATTCTGATGCCATGTTTAAGTGGGTAAGAAGATTGATGAGGACTTTGACAATAGATGGGTCGGTGCACTCAACATCTTTGCAAAGTCTGTGCATCCAATTGAACAATTCTGCATATTCAGTGCCGGCGGGGTCTAACTGATCTGATAGAACAGTCAATGTGCCAACAACAGGTACAACTGCTTTCGCGACGAGGTCTTCGTTCTCTCTTCCCGACAACAAATGGTTAAGTAAATCTTTAAAGTGCTTCAAAGACttcgaaatttgattttccaatGGCACTGCCGCAGCTGGTCTGTCCACTTGATCCATAGCCATCAACAAACGCCCCAGTTTAGTAGGATGGTGCTTACAAAATccttgaattatttcaagaaGGCAATTTAAGGCAGCACAGTACATGACTGAAAGAGGACCTTCGGGTAATTTCGTTGCTTTTTGGCAATGGAGCAGTAAGGCACATCCAATAGATCCACTGAATTTAGACACACTTTCAGCACTTAGTCCTTCTATATCTCCGGTATTACGAAATGCCTGATATTTAGTCAGCGCTGACTGGACGACCCAAAGACGCAGTCCATTTTGCGATTTGAAAAACTTGAATATATCTTCTTCGTTGCGATTGGCACGATCACTCTCGttcaaaaagttgatgaaaagAGCAATACTATGTAGACTTAGAGTGCTCATTTCAAAAATCTTCTTTGGCGCTTTCGGAGCTTCATCCTTTTGAGGCGATTCTTCGACAGAGTTTTCTTtgtctttgttgtttttcgctTTCTTGGGAGCCTtgccttttccttttcctttaccGGAAGATTCCGTGAGAAGTGCATCGAAACGGGCGTGCATATCGTACAACTGGACTAGACGTTTTGCCGCTGGTATACTAGTCGTGGCATTTTGAGCGAGACAGAAGTCGGCCAACGCAACACAAACAGATGACAAAATCTGGACCTTTAAGTGGGCGCATGGTTCCTGGACATCCCCTAGCGTGTAATCATCAAATGAAGATTCGGCCACGCTGGTGACCGCTTTTCTTACTGACAGCACTCCAAGATCTACTTGGTCTTCGCTCTTGGGATCAATGTCTTCTTTTGTAATGTGTTGATTCTTGCCGCTTCGCAAAAtggtctaaataaaaataatttagtaATTGTAAATATAAATGTTACCAAATTACTACGGAAATATTATTACTTGCAGAATGGATTGAATTAAGTGCCCTAACGGCTCTACCACATGGGAATCATGGCCATCCTTGGAGACACACATTTCTACTTGGATGAGCGCTTCGGGATCaacaaaaaacttcaaatgacAACGCAACATCTTGATGCATTCGGGGAGAAGTTCAGGATTACGTGAAACTACTTCTGGCAGATTTTGATAGAGTGTCAAGCGAACTGCTGCTTGTTGACTCAAGGCGCAATGAAGAAGCTTTAACAGTTCACCACAAAACGCCCTAGATTTTTAAACAGAcaaaagttaaaagaaaaaatctttgtGAAAGACATGTTTGCATTTTACCTGTTAGAATTCGATGTTTGACTATGATGCACGTCTACCGTAGCTTGACTACTCATGGAAGTCTGACTATGAGACGAGCTCAAAGTTGGAGTATAGAaccgaaaatttttcaaaatttggagAAAACCCACCACTGCAACCTGCCTTACTTCTTCCAAACAACtggataaaaataaagtttgtaTGTAAAACAAATCCATTTTTGGGTTTCTAAAAAGTAACTTCATACCTGTGTAGCAGTTTGCGTAGCACCAAAAATGCACTGTCACGCAGAGCACCTGACGAACGGAACAAGGGTGAGATACCCGAGTAAAGACGCTTTGCAGAAGGTAGTCCCCGATATTCCATACTGTACAGCAAGGCTGTGAAAGATAATTTGCATTCTAACATGCTAAGCGGGTTATGTTGGACCATCAAGCTAATAGTTGTGATGTACTGTGAATCGTTGCTGACGTC
Above is a genomic segment from Daphnia pulicaria isolate SC F1-1A chromosome 8, SC_F0-13Bv2, whole genome shotgun sequence containing:
- the LOC124312022 gene encoding protein LTO1 homolog, giving the protein MAVNKKESDFDIQDAFDSLLVSEDNLVAKAYEEGLLQGEIVGFQEGFDLGRQKGSEIGSEIFFYRGFAKSWIALLSGDLSEAFKQLLELCPVSLNCDVLHEIYQIELKNKTEEADSKSLKALTKLLTLLERFPQENPKNQDIVSLLQDIRAKFKHCCAILKVDASYSGNNQLNF
- the LOC124312021 gene encoding probable methyltransferase-like protein 25 isoform X1, which gives rise to MGTKRETALAALKTLSTFLEPFLPIVNTHMVHFYTDQVFEKLSQDLQSDLMALSDTQIAELPNDYLNISKSKPSYIASNLLQLMEDIDEHNLDSLNVLDDLPSVWKEMDIKPLTSLIHFDKFMTVKKSHEVGALCDTIASFANYTDSKLIVDLGCGKGALASMLSLNHGLYVSGIDAAGFSAHAEEGRQSMLQKTFKSHVKKARLTEDEEAVDLSVRFRRSTLYLSNNFDIRPLIEECSQHFQQSFNQVGLVGLHTCGNLASTSVQLFVNSSESRFLCNVGCCYHLLDEFFDKSNSGLEQGFPLSSHLKSKSFFLGRNARMVSSQPLERYATRKQMQPDVLFYRSLLQVILEEKFPSTDSVEFQVGRLRKPVNNFRDYLQWATKKLKLSLELTDEEIEAYLTRYNGDKRRHLYAFFQLRLLLASLVEYVILLDRLVYLTEQEVVSNSFLVRIFSPVTSPRCYALLAFKKLKEKSI
- the LOC124312021 gene encoding probable methyltransferase-like protein 25 isoform X3, with protein sequence MGTKRETALAALKTLSTFLEPFLPIVNTHMVHFYTDQVFEKLSQDLQSDLMALSDTQIAELPNDYLNISKSKPSYIASNLLQLMEDIDEHNLDSLNVLDDLPSVWKEMDIKPLTSLIHFDKFMTVKKSHEVGALCDTIASFANYTDSKLIVDLGCGKGALASMLSLNHGLYVSGIDAAGFSAHAEEGRQSMLQKTFKSHVKKARLTEDEEAVDLSVRFRRSTLYLSNNFDIRPLIEECSQHFQQSFNQVGLVGLHTCGNLASTSVQLFVNSSESRFLCNVGCCYHLLDEFFDKSNSGLEQGFPLSSHLKSKSFFLGRNARMVSSQPLERYATRKQMQPDVLFYRSLLQVILEEKFPSTDSVEFQVGRLRKPVNNFRDYLQWATKKLKLSLEHLV
- the LOC124312021 gene encoding probable methyltransferase-like protein 25 isoform X2 translates to MGTKRETALAALKTLSTFLEPFLPIVNTHMVHFYTDQVFEKLSQDLQSDLMALSDTQIAELPNDYLNISKSKPSYIASNLLQLMEDIDEHNLDSLNVLDDLPSVWKEMDIKPLTSLIHFDKFMTVKKSHEVGALCDTIASFANYTDSKLIVDLGCGKGALASMLSLNHGLYVSGIDAAGFSAHAEEGRQSMLQKTFKSHVKKARLTEDEEAVDLSVRFRRSTLYLSNNFDIRPLIEECSQHFQQSFNQVGLVGLHTCGNLASTSVQLFVNSSESRFLCNVGCCYHLLDEFFDKSNSGLEQGFPLSSHLKSKSFFLGRNARMVSSQPLERYATRKQMQPDVLFYRSLLQVILEEKFPSTDSVEFQVGRLRKPVNNFRDYLQWATKKLKLSLEWHLV
- the LOC124312020 gene encoding Fanconi anemia group I protein-like; this encodes MAVDVVKKLSKLLQSNSNSQQQKDALQQTVDKLSREDILKAIPDVVHSNGAPNLIRLIFEGLSNTTQHRSNLLLNVMKSILTELCDSEAVPENCAVDIVHLMSLNSHDLSSNNLAELVQLCLSFIEKGKNLKGKWLSLFPMIFSELAKQNRVNVEGNTLTGEEYCSEIINSLCEIEIATDDAVAFTAVLRELKIPPSTVNKFVLKLCTIVPEMEPQEVPPFVYQLLFLCYQSDHLVPLQHLTKYFDYKLRRCGQIANLSSSRGNSMDIESEIESGSPKEILQAKATSIFHISRAAATGHPLGKEFVKFLRSKVDVPELVLDPFILEVALSLGALPQLRDIIDLLRKIVQRLLRSNERQRHSSWMRELMLGKQIDIQKILDTIMQQGTSEGDNIVKGFELFAFGLLEIRTPSAFGRPGVAGSSAATANASSSTGSTSATVTEQCWQIGSHILLQMIRKFPDSASLIVKKLVERLQDVSNDSQYITTISLMVQHNPLSMLECKLSFTALLYSMEYRGLPSAKRLYSGISPLFRSSGALRDSAFLVLRKLLHSCLEEVRQVAVVGFLQILKNFRFYTPTLSSSHSQTSMSSQATVDVHHSQTSNSNRAFCGELLKLLHCALSQQAAVRLTLYQNLPEVVSRNPELLPECIKMLRCHLKFFVDPEALIQVEMCVSKDGHDSHVVEPLGHLIQSILQTILRSGKNQHITKEDIDPKSEDQVDLGVLSVRKAVTSVAESSFDDYTLGDVQEPCAHLKVQILSSVCVALADFCLAQNATTSIPAAKRLVQLYDMHARFDALLTESSGKGKGKGKAPKKAKNNKDKENSVEESPQKDEAPKAPKKIFEMSTLSLHSIALFINFLNESDRANRNEEDIFKFFKSQNGLRLWVVQSALTKYQAFRNTGDIEGLSAESVSKFSGSIGCALLLHCQKATKLPEGPLSVMYCAALNCLLEIIQGFCKHHPTKLGRLLMAMDQVDRPAAAVPLENQISKSLKHFKDLLNHLLSGRENEDLVAKAVVPVVGTLTVLSDQLDPAGTEYAELFNWMHRLCKDVECTDPSIVKVLINLLTHLNMASESSPSTLDELAREICLAIGTLDDEDEAGPNKLSTVNEETAAVVLTVLIARLDQLIQVVEWALPRIGAVDRGDASPVVEQSIYARLKLVAVALSKLVIADIRPGPNSELILKLTITFYTTMSRVAKKQIKVIIPAFRSLVRSIATQLTTNLNTFIAHLDEKKTEEKGVKRKKGDKDKVIAPKMDRSARSIPALTYASEQYNQAILGVTKRTKEDLSFGSKLGTTRDFRIKADKVNEALEGNAQKSASEPEESEDDEIEATNSGNRSGLNESRGRGTARRSRGRGRGKFTSVGKAHASK